One window of the Candidatus Margulisiibacteriota bacterium genome contains the following:
- the ftsW gene encoding putative lipid II flippase FtsW, protein MSLENWYQDYPPKSKPDKLLFFAALFLVLFGLMMIISSSTILGFKVYNDSFYFVKKHLLFIGMGIVPFLLGYMIPHQVWRKWSFYLWIGSLFLVLLTYIPHIGSTAGGSSRWINIAGFRFQPSDVLKLTLFLYVSHLLDLRKDYLKDFKQVVLPVFTIIGISALLVLKQPDLGTSIVLGSVSLILLFISGFPMVYLVTIFSGALLAAIFSILHNPYQLKRVTAFLNPWDDPLGKGFHIIQSLIAVGNGGLFGLGIGQSRQKFFYLPQQYTDFIFSIIAEEFGFIATSIFILFFLFFIYRSFLIAARNQDLFSKLLCVGLALWIAIQAIINISVTINLMPTKGITLPFISFGGTSLIMIMWITGIILNISRYRNITQ, encoded by the coding sequence ATGTCTTTAGAAAACTGGTATCAGGATTATCCGCCGAAAAGTAAGCCCGATAAACTGCTTTTTTTCGCGGCCTTATTTTTAGTACTCTTCGGGCTGATGATGATTATCAGTTCATCAACAATTCTGGGATTCAAGGTTTATAACGACAGTTTTTATTTCGTTAAAAAACATCTGCTTTTTATAGGTATGGGCATCGTTCCGTTTTTGCTGGGCTATATGATCCCTCATCAGGTCTGGCGCAAATGGTCGTTTTATCTATGGATCGGTTCGCTGTTTCTGGTGCTGCTGACTTACATACCGCATATCGGCTCCACTGCGGGAGGGTCCTCGCGCTGGATAAACATTGCAGGCTTTCGCTTTCAGCCCTCTGATGTACTGAAGCTCACCTTGTTTTTATATGTTTCCCATTTGCTTGATTTGCGAAAAGACTATCTTAAAGACTTCAAACAAGTGGTTTTGCCAGTTTTTACTATTATCGGCATATCCGCTTTATTGGTACTGAAACAGCCGGACTTGGGTACTTCCATAGTTCTTGGCAGTGTTTCCCTTATACTCTTGTTCATATCAGGTTTCCCCATGGTTTATCTGGTAACTATTTTTTCCGGGGCCTTACTGGCTGCGATATTCAGTATTCTACATAATCCTTATCAGTTGAAACGGGTAACGGCTTTTTTAAACCCTTGGGATGACCCTCTGGGCAAAGGATTTCATATTATCCAGTCGCTAATAGCGGTTGGCAATGGAGGTTTATTTGGCCTGGGAATCGGACAATCACGACAAAAATTCTTCTACTTGCCCCAACAATATACAGACTTTATTTTTTCTATTATTGCCGAAGAATTTGGGTTTATCGCCACATCCATTTTTATTTTGTTTTTTCTCTTTTTTATTTATCGCTCGTTCCTGATTGCAGCCAGAAATCAGGACCTTTTCTCCAAATTGCTTTGTGTCGGTCTGGCCTTATGGATTGCCATTCAGGCTATTATTAATATCTCGGTTACCATCAATCTTATGCCTACCAAGGGTATAACCCTGCCCTTTATCAGTTTCGGCGGTACATCTTTAATAATGATTATGTGGATTACGGGAATAATACTGAATATTTCACGTTACAGGAACATAACCCAATGA
- the murB gene encoding UDP-N-acetylmuramate dehydrogenase has protein sequence MNESTLNASKLSNLWATGLDYRVIYPENIEELLAIKEPYIVIGNGTNSFYLNPQKEAFVSLKLLKKITILPDCQIEAEAGVLLPEIIAKAKKFSLSGLEFTYPVPASLGGAIVQNFGAYDEEISNLLKKITVLNPKTKIISEIKITSKQKIFSYRSSTLKKEGLVLLNATLQFHKDTLDNINKKLSEMTYKRKNLYPLNHTLGSVFLNTKEYSAGKLLDEAGLKGFQYKNTFVSKQHANVIITKNSSVQEVNELIQIMKKKVKEKFKIELKEEIVIR, from the coding sequence ATGAATGAATCTACATTAAATGCCAGCAAACTTAGTAATCTTTGGGCCACCGGTCTGGATTACAGGGTTATCTATCCTGAAAATATAGAAGAACTTCTGGCCATAAAAGAGCCGTACATTGTAATTGGTAACGGAACTAATTCTTTTTACCTGAATCCGCAAAAAGAAGCTTTTGTCAGTCTGAAATTACTAAAAAAAATTACGATATTACCGGATTGCCAAATAGAAGCAGAAGCAGGCGTTCTCCTGCCGGAAATTATCGCAAAAGCCAAAAAATTCAGTTTATCCGGACTGGAGTTTACATATCCTGTTCCTGCCAGTCTGGGCGGTGCGATTGTGCAGAACTTCGGTGCTTACGACGAAGAAATCAGTAATCTTCTCAAAAAAATAACTGTTTTAAATCCTAAGACCAAAATCATTTCTGAAATAAAAATCACTTCTAAACAAAAAATTTTCTCTTATCGTTCATCAACTTTAAAAAAAGAAGGGCTTGTTTTACTCAATGCTACATTACAATTTCACAAAGATACGCTGGATAATATCAATAAAAAATTATCTGAAATGACCTATAAAAGAAAAAATTTATATCCTTTGAACCACACTCTGGGAAGCGTTTTTCTGAATACCAAGGAATACAGCGCAGGTAAACTTCTTGATGAAGCGGGATTAAAAGGATTCCAATATAAAAATACTTTTGTGTCCAAGCAACACGCGAATGTAATCATAACCAAGAACTCCAGTGTACAGGAAGTAAACGAACTTATTCAAATAATGAAAAAAAAGGTAAAAGAAAAATTTAAAATTGAATTGAAAGAAGAAATTGTAATCCGTTAA
- the murD gene encoding UDP-N-acetylmuramoyl-L-alanine--D-glutamate ligase: MQKISALNLSDIRKICIFGTGMTATAVRNKLSEFPEYQEVSPQAKPDLGIISPGLVTEEYRKKYSFPIISEIEWAYLLFKHLGKLPFFIAISGTNGKTTTTHLVADLLDIPMAGNVGIPLINYVSKNLTEIPVSFSLEMSSYQIEQSPAFTPDIYILMTITEDHLDRHKTMDNYANVKMSLAERQSENQAFIYNGADEWIVKKVKKLKNKKVRLIDFTRGRKMFAKELAASPLLGKHNEDNLLAALSAAALVKKKSYVQKVKKIKKIPHRLEPVGIVKNIEFINDSKATNPDSTIAALKSINVKRMILLLGGQKKQASYEPMFELIRKGRIRVLTFGEAREFFNENLRSVGLVLASKPTMKEAVKTAFKKAADRDIIVLSPGCASFDEFHNFEERGNVFRKLVSGLSAEK; encoded by the coding sequence ATGCAAAAAATATCCGCGCTTAATTTGTCCGACATAAGGAAAATCTGCATTTTCGGTACAGGTATGACCGCGACTGCTGTGAGAAACAAATTGTCTGAATTCCCCGAATATCAGGAAGTATCACCGCAGGCTAAACCCGATCTGGGCATTATTTCACCCGGACTTGTGACCGAAGAATATCGTAAAAAATATAGCTTCCCGATTATTAGTGAAATCGAATGGGCTTATCTTCTCTTTAAACACCTCGGCAAATTACCCTTTTTCATTGCTATTTCCGGCACAAACGGCAAGACGACCACAACCCATCTGGTGGCTGATCTGCTGGACATACCGATGGCCGGCAATGTTGGAATCCCTCTGATCAATTATGTAAGTAAAAATTTAACTGAAATTCCCGTGAGTTTCTCTCTGGAAATGTCCAGTTATCAAATCGAGCAGTCTCCTGCTTTTACACCTGATATTTATATTCTGATGACCATAACCGAAGACCATCTGGACAGGCATAAAACCATGGATAATTATGCCAATGTCAAAATGAGCCTGGCTGAGCGGCAGTCTGAAAATCAGGCTTTTATTTATAATGGAGCTGATGAGTGGATAGTTAAAAAAGTTAAAAAGTTAAAAAATAAAAAAGTGCGGCTGATAGATTTTACGCGGGGAAGAAAGATGTTCGCCAAAGAACTTGCTGCATCTCCTCTGCTGGGCAAACATAATGAAGACAACCTACTGGCCGCATTAAGCGCGGCTGCTCTGGTAAAGAAGAAAAGTTATGTACAAAAAGTCAAAAAAATAAAAAAAATACCGCACAGGCTGGAACCCGTAGGTATTGTGAAAAATATCGAATTTATTAATGATTCCAAAGCTACAAATCCCGATTCCACAATAGCCGCACTGAAGTCAATCAATGTAAAGCGCATGATACTCTTACTGGGAGGACAAAAAAAACAGGCTTCCTACGAACCCATGTTTGAGCTGATCCGCAAAGGCAGGATTAGGGTTTTAACTTTCGGTGAAGCCAGAGAATTTTTTAATGAAAATCTGCGGAGTGTCGGGCTGGTGCTGGCGTCAAAACCAACCATGAAGGAAGCTGTAAAAACGGCTTTTAAAAAAGCAGCCGACAGAGATATAATTGTTTTGTCACCCGGTTGTGCTAGTTTTGATGAGTTCCATAATTTTGAGGAAAGAGGAAATGTCTTTAGAAAACTGGTATCAGGATTATCCGCCGAAAAGTAA
- the murC gene encoding UDP-N-acetylmuramate--L-alanine ligase, translating into MFLNKKRIHFIGIGGSGMNPLAKILIDMGYEVSGSDIKENVYTLRLKEMGAQIFYGHDESNIRLAEVVVISSAIKEDNIEYLMAKSNRMPIYKRAELLSFIMDKHENRIAVSGTHGKTTTTSFLSHYLQVEDKNPTFVIGAPLKHLNTASQFGTNEYIVAEADESDRSFLFLNPTVIVITNIEEEHLDEYEDLQDIIDTFSRFTDRLPPEKNCLIIHGDDENIKKINLKNKNVITYGLGENNIVQARNIRKKDQKIYFDVYIKGNLVAENICLNIPGMQNVLNSLVVFAFAYSHHLSLNNVTKSFLSFEGASRRFHKVGEVNEIEIYDDYAHHPTEIKYTLEAAKNFGKRVVAIFQPHRYSRYNAFYDKFAEVLDIADFVVVTNVYAAGESNSSNLSINNMLKLMNKNKTLYIKNIGDIGRTVMEIIKPGDLVITLGAGDITHVSKEIFQQLKAKNIEL; encoded by the coding sequence ATGTTTTTAAATAAAAAACGTATTCATTTTATCGGTATAGGCGGCAGCGGTATGAACCCTCTGGCCAAAATCCTTATTGATATGGGCTACGAAGTTTCCGGCAGTGATATCAAGGAAAACGTTTATACTCTGAGGCTTAAAGAAATGGGCGCCCAGATATTTTACGGACATGATGAAAGTAATATACGTCTGGCCGAGGTTGTAGTTATTTCCTCGGCAATTAAAGAAGATAACATAGAATATTTAATGGCTAAAAGCAATCGCATGCCTATTTATAAAAGAGCAGAACTGCTTTCTTTTATCATGGACAAACATGAAAACCGCATCGCGGTTTCCGGGACTCACGGCAAAACCACAACTACCAGCTTCCTCTCACATTATTTACAAGTTGAAGATAAAAATCCTACATTCGTAATCGGAGCGCCCCTGAAGCATTTGAACACTGCTTCTCAATTCGGCACAAACGAATACATTGTCGCTGAAGCCGATGAAAGTGACAGATCTTTTTTATTTTTAAACCCCACTGTTATTGTTATTACCAATATTGAAGAAGAACATTTAGATGAATATGAGGACCTGCAGGATATTATTGATACCTTTTCCCGTTTTACCGACCGTCTGCCACCGGAAAAGAATTGTCTGATCATTCATGGCGACGATGAAAATATCAAAAAAATAAATCTGAAAAATAAAAACGTTATCACTTACGGTCTAGGCGAAAACAATATTGTTCAGGCCAGAAATATCCGCAAGAAAGACCAGAAAATTTATTTTGATGTTTATATAAAAGGCAACCTCGTCGCTGAAAATATCTGTCTGAATATACCCGGAATGCAAAATGTGCTTAATAGTCTGGTTGTGTTTGCCTTTGCCTATTCACATCACCTGTCCCTGAACAATGTAACCAAATCTTTTCTAAGCTTCGAAGGTGCGTCACGTCGTTTTCATAAAGTCGGAGAGGTTAATGAAATAGAAATCTATGATGATTACGCACACCACCCGACAGAGATCAAGTATACATTGGAAGCAGCCAAAAACTTTGGCAAAAGGGTAGTGGCGATTTTCCAGCCACATCGTTATTCTCGTTATAATGCTTTTTATGATAAATTTGCCGAGGTTCTCGATATCGCCGATTTTGTTGTGGTTACAAATGTTTATGCGGCAGGAGAAAGTAACTCCAGTAATTTAAGTATTAATAATATGTTGAAGCTGATGAATAAAAACAAAACTTTGTATATTAAAAATATCGGAGATATAGGTAGAACAGTTATGGAAATTATCAAGCCTGGCGATCTGGTAATTACTCTGGGCGCTGGTGATATAACTCACGTTTCCAAAGAAATTTTTCAGCAATTAAAGGCAAAAAATATTGAACTATGA
- a CDS encoding UDP-N-acetylglucosamine--N-acetylmuramyl-(pentapeptide) pyrophosphoryl-undecaprenol N-acetylglucosamine transferase, which produces MIIFTCGGTGGHITPALNIAGQLQSEFLFIGGNRLEKELLKDVPFMEITTSPRNPLLILKGIRQALRILKNKKPKAVFSTGGYVAFPVSIASIILRIPLVLLEQNSIPGRVNRFLSPFATLIFTGFPDFKKILPVKKTVCSGNPVASCAHLIRKKKNKVLVMGGSQGARKLNRTMLELLKLLPGEKLELIWLTGNKNYREIENELEKMPGLSVQGQGSYLFDDIKIQLLPFHSKVTDMLPDIKFAISRAGAMSIAELTAYEIPAIYVPYPHAADNHQFYNAAFVTQKKGGVLLEDKDLTAQTLYDSLKILMANYADFVHNLQVMNKTNALTVIMLELAKRGLN; this is translated from the coding sequence ATGATTATTTTTACCTGCGGTGGCACAGGAGGACACATTACTCCGGCGTTAAATATTGCCGGGCAACTGCAAAGTGAATTTCTTTTTATCGGAGGGAACAGACTGGAAAAAGAATTACTTAAAGATGTGCCTTTTATGGAAATAACCACGTCACCTAGAAATCCCCTGCTTATCCTTAAAGGCATTCGTCAGGCCTTGCGAATTTTAAAAAATAAAAAACCAAAAGCAGTATTTTCTACCGGAGGATATGTTGCCTTTCCTGTAAGTATTGCGTCGATAATTCTCAGAATCCCACTGGTTTTACTGGAACAGAACAGCATCCCCGGAAGAGTTAACCGCTTCCTAAGCCCGTTTGCTACTCTTATCTTTACCGGATTCCCCGATTTTAAAAAAATTTTACCCGTGAAAAAAACTGTCTGCAGTGGTAATCCGGTCGCTTCTTGTGCTCACCTGATTAGAAAAAAGAAAAACAAGGTACTGGTCATGGGTGGAAGTCAGGGAGCCAGAAAGCTTAACCGGACTATGCTGGAATTATTAAAACTGTTGCCGGGAGAAAAGCTTGAACTGATCTGGCTTACCGGAAACAAAAATTACAGAGAAATTGAAAATGAACTGGAAAAAATGCCCGGTTTATCGGTTCAGGGCCAGGGTAGTTATCTGTTCGATGATATAAAAATTCAACTTTTACCTTTTCATTCCAAAGTAACTGACATGCTGCCGGATATCAAATTTGCCATAAGCCGCGCTGGCGCCATGAGCATTGCCGAACTAACAGCCTACGAAATACCGGCTATTTATGTGCCCTATCCCCATGCCGCCGATAACCATCAATTTTACAACGCAGCCTTTGTCACACAGAAAAAAGGTGGTGTTTTGCTGGAAGACAAAGACCTTACCGCGCAGACTTTATATGACAGTCTGAAAATTTTAATGGCAAATTATGCGGATTTCGTACATAATTTACAAGTTATGAATAAAACTAATGCGTTAACAGTGATAATGCTGGAATTGGCAAAAAGAGGATTGAACTAA
- the mraY gene encoding phospho-N-acetylmuramoyl-pentapeptide-transferase, with protein MINLFLITFCLNLFLTNFLINIFRERNVRQYVLKDAPQTHLAKQGTPTMGGLAIIISIIFVLIFQRTYVNFNIYMILFLLISFGLIGMIDDLEKVFKRQNKGLKARHKFLLQIIVASIFVGILAAANHYGSVSGLLSHVPAFVYYIFIVLLIVGFSNAVNLTDGLDGLAAGNLLIAFIGIFLFTFFNSNYNLMMLSLVIMGTIFAFLWFNVNPAKIFMGDIGSLSLGAVLAGISILIHKELLLLILGIVFVIETLSVMLQVSYFKLTKGKRIFKMSPLHHHFELSGWTENKVVTRFWIIGVLALLIAMNFS; from the coding sequence ATGATCAATCTTTTTCTTATCACTTTTTGTCTTAACCTTTTTCTAACCAATTTTCTTATTAATATTTTCAGAGAACGTAATGTACGGCAGTATGTCTTGAAAGACGCACCGCAAACGCATCTGGCTAAACAGGGAACCCCTACCATGGGCGGCCTGGCAATTATAATTTCTATTATTTTTGTTCTGATATTTCAGAGGACTTACGTTAATTTTAACATTTATATGATACTTTTTCTGCTTATCAGTTTCGGTCTTATTGGAATGATAGATGATCTGGAGAAGGTCTTCAAGCGACAAAATAAAGGGCTGAAAGCCAGACATAAATTTCTCCTGCAAATTATTGTAGCCAGCATATTTGTAGGTATACTGGCCGCAGCCAACCATTATGGAAGTGTGTCAGGGCTCCTTTCTCATGTACCAGCTTTTGTTTACTATATATTTATCGTTCTCCTGATTGTAGGATTTTCCAATGCAGTGAATCTAACTGATGGCCTGGACGGCCTGGCCGCCGGCAACCTTTTGATAGCTTTTATCGGCATTTTCCTTTTTACTTTTTTCAATTCCAACTACAATCTGATGATGCTTTCCCTGGTCATTATGGGAACAATATTTGCTTTTCTCTGGTTTAATGTAAATCCGGCTAAAATCTTCATGGGAGATATTGGTTCGCTCTCTCTTGGCGCTGTGCTTGCCGGGATATCCATCCTGATCCACAAAGAACTTTTACTGCTGATTCTGGGAATTGTCTTTGTAATTGAAACACTTTCCGTAATGCTGCAAGTCTCCTATTTCAAGCTTACCAAAGGCAAGCGCATATTCAAAATGTCACCGTTGCATCATCATTTCGAACTTTCCGGCTGGACAGAAAACAAGGTAGTAACACGCTTCTGGATAATCGGTGTCCTTGCCCTGCTCATTGCCATGAATTTCAGTTAG
- a CDS encoding methyl-accepting chemotaxis protein: MLKPLTVKKIGLIQLLLISFLMMFVLAIVAHQIMRNRLDQERTKYYPDLLHFLAFRVFEFKDHYQGQIKQLAANEKVILALKNNMEAKTLLYETLWPKIISDQRYMVNLVLLNTHGKVIADSLNGRVAFLEKYFEKEKLKTCSLRLIPGDLNRNYLFVSYPVRDKDQIIGYAGIIFDSVNLFRIIFGKDRFSMKYIIAMMDSESDTMIYENNSNVNVSLYNKKLLNAINKNRSVKLNKQKFIIFKESLENTDVSLIFMVQKLKSTNHSIIYVVGFYLFLLLLLVPIGLVFSRFFDVHVNYRLQKLKEAMKLMVNDDEIININFLTGDMFQELGEATTESGKQMHNLYKKIYATSINLADFSQKLLSAVRNAERGIHLLSRIIQDVSRGTNSQEEDTHNIAVDMQTMMNLLKNMAISSGVQVSEIQNTADAVKRNDDVMLDLAKTAEYQASEVNKTKNIIHQIATAIHEVSNEAIGIAQFANQTQEVAMQGQCIVSDTLESMVAIKKTVLDAAKIITTLGENSSKISAIIEFIDDISKQTNLLSVNAAIEAARAGEQGRGFAVVADEVRKLAERATNATREIAVLISKIQEDTDKAVKSMEDSTKQVEKGSNLAQEANNALNNIIEVVKNTVTQIESISAASEQVTASSIEVVTITANIADDIEDSNKAIHEFSTSFKELVELMNKVKEISIKNLNATNDIDDKYELTLEKVTKILEIAKRNTTLSKEANDSNQKMAFFMDKTNKLIGELAAHIAVIRDIGSAAHTQKDSTSNESVEITQNELSDVLNIEKR, translated from the coding sequence ATGTTAAAACCATTGACTGTAAAGAAAATAGGTTTAATTCAACTTCTACTCATTTCTTTTTTAATGATGTTTGTATTGGCTATTGTTGCTCATCAGATCATGAGAAACAGACTGGACCAGGAACGAACCAAATATTATCCTGATCTCTTGCATTTTTTAGCTTTCAGGGTTTTTGAATTTAAAGACCATTATCAGGGGCAGATTAAACAACTGGCCGCTAATGAAAAAGTTATTCTGGCCTTAAAAAATAATATGGAGGCAAAAACTTTACTATATGAAACTTTATGGCCTAAAATTATTTCCGACCAGCGTTATATGGTAAATTTGGTGTTGCTTAATACACACGGCAAGGTTATAGCAGACAGTCTTAACGGCAGAGTGGCTTTCCTGGAAAAATATTTTGAAAAAGAAAAACTAAAAACCTGTTCACTAAGGTTGATACCGGGAGATTTGAACAGAAACTATCTTTTTGTTTCTTATCCGGTCCGGGATAAGGACCAGATTATCGGTTATGCAGGTATCATTTTCGATAGCGTTAATCTTTTCAGAATAATTTTCGGTAAAGACCGTTTTTCTATGAAATATATTATAGCCATGATGGATTCTGAATCCGATACCATGATTTACGAAAATAATTCTAATGTTAACGTTTCTCTATACAATAAAAAGTTACTCAACGCTATAAACAAAAACAGGAGCGTAAAGTTGAATAAGCAAAAATTTATTATTTTTAAAGAAAGCCTGGAAAATACGGATGTATCACTCATCTTTATGGTCCAAAAGCTTAAATCCACAAATCATTCTATTATTTATGTTGTAGGTTTTTACTTGTTTCTTTTACTCCTACTGGTCCCCATAGGGTTGGTTTTTTCCAGATTTTTCGATGTACATGTTAATTACAGGTTGCAAAAGCTCAAAGAAGCCATGAAGCTGATGGTAAATGACGACGAGATTATTAACATCAATTTCCTTACGGGTGATATGTTTCAGGAACTTGGGGAGGCAACAACAGAGAGCGGGAAGCAAATGCATAATCTGTATAAAAAAATCTATGCTACCTCCATTAATCTGGCGGATTTTTCACAAAAGTTGCTTTCAGCTGTCAGAAATGCAGAAAGAGGCATACATTTGTTGAGCAGGATTATTCAGGATGTATCCAGAGGAACTAACAGCCAGGAAGAAGATACGCATAATATTGCCGTGGATATGCAGACAATGATGAATTTATTGAAGAATATGGCAATTTCTTCAGGTGTGCAAGTATCGGAAATACAAAACACAGCAGATGCTGTAAAGCGTAATGACGATGTTATGCTTGATCTGGCAAAAACCGCTGAATATCAGGCCTCAGAGGTTAATAAGACAAAAAATATTATCCACCAGATAGCCACTGCCATTCATGAGGTTTCCAATGAAGCCATCGGCATTGCCCAGTTTGCCAATCAAACCCAGGAAGTAGCTATGCAGGGTCAATGTATTGTTTCTGATACTCTGGAAAGTATGGTTGCTATCAAAAAGACCGTACTGGACGCGGCTAAAATTATTACAACTTTAGGCGAAAATTCCAGCAAGATCAGTGCCATAATTGAATTTATCGATGATATATCCAAACAAACGAATTTATTATCGGTTAATGCCGCTATTGAAGCGGCCAGGGCAGGAGAGCAGGGCAGGGGCTTTGCAGTGGTAGCAGATGAAGTTAGGAAACTGGCAGAGCGGGCAACCAACGCAACCAGAGAAATCGCCGTACTTATCAGCAAGATACAGGAAGATACGGATAAAGCCGTGAAATCTATGGAAGACAGCACAAAACAAGTGGAAAAGGGGTCAAATCTCGCCCAGGAAGCCAACAATGCTTTAAATAATATTATTGAAGTTGTTAAAAATACAGTTACACAGATAGAGAGTATTTCCGCTGCATCCGAACAGGTTACAGCATCGAGTATCGAAGTTGTTACAATTACCGCCAATATCGCTGACGACATTGAAGACAGCAATAAGGCTATACATGAGTTTTCTACAAGCTTCAAGGAATTGGTGGAATTAATGAATAAAGTCAAAGAGATCTCAATAAAAAATTTGAACGCTACCAATGATATTGATGACAAATATGAATTGACCCTGGAAAAAGTAACTAAAATCCTGGAAATTGCCAAGCGTAATACCACCTTGTCCAAAGAAGCAAATGATTCTAACCAGAAGATGGCGTTTTTCATGGACAAAACAAATAAACTTATTGGGGAACTTGCCGCTCATATCGCGGTTATACGAGATATCGGTTCAGCTGCTCATACCCAAAAGGATAGTACCAGCAACGAAAGTGTAGAGATAACACAAAACGAGTTGAGTGATGTTCTGAATATAGAAAAAAGATAA